The genomic DNA CAGACGCTGACGGATATGCTAGCGGCGACACGCAGCTACCAGCTGGCAGCTCGGACGCTGCAACTCGCCGACGAGACGCTCCGGCTAGCGGTGAACTCGGTGGGCCGCATCAGCCAGGGATGAGGTGAGGCACGATGGAAGCGCTGTACTTTCCGGCAGTCAGTGGCGCGCGAGCCCAGCAAGTACGACTCGACACCATCGCGCACAACCTGGCGAACCTGGAGACCGATGGATTCAAAGCCGTGCGGGCCGAGTTCGCCGCAGTACCACCGCAGCAGTACCTGGTCGCACGAGCTGGCGAGGCTGTCCTCGGCCCGGTGCGTGTCGGTGCCGGTGTGGAAGTCATCGGCACTACCCGGCAATACACGCTCGGGCCGATCGAAGTCACCGGCGATCCCTTCGACCTCACCTTGAGTGGACCGGACACCTTCGTCGCCACGCAGCTCGCCGACGGTACGATCGCCTACCGTCGCAGCGGCCGCCTCAGCCTCGACGGAGCCGGTCGACTCATCTTCGAGGACGGAAGCCTCCTCCAGCCACCCGTCACACTCCCAGCTGGGACGCAACTCGACCGGATCGCACCGGACGGCACCATCTACGCGCGGACAGCCGATGGCACCGGAACGCAAGCGATCGGACAGATTCAGCTGGTGCGCTTCCCCAACCCACAGGGACTGCTCGCAGCCGGACAGGGTCGCTGGCTGGCGACCGAGGCAGCCGGGCAACCGGAAACCGGCATTCCTGGGGAAGCGACCTGGCCACCGGTGCTGAGCGGAGTCCGCGAGCATTCCAACGTGGACCTCGTCGATCAGATGACGCAGCTCATCATGGCGCAACGTGCCTACACCGCGAACCTCCGCGCGCTCCAGACGATCGACGAACTGATCGAGATCGCCACGCGCTTGCGGCAGTAGTAGGAAATCCAGCACGGCCCCTTCAGAGCCATCCGAGCTCTGCCGATAGAGTAGGATGAGCGGCGAGCGGATGCCGCAGCGAGAGCGAACCCGAGGGAAGGGACGATGGTCAACCAGGTCGGCAGTATCGGGCACGATCCCTCGATCCAGCGGATCGAGACGCCCGAGCAGCAGGCACGGCAGCCAGTCGCCCCGCCGGCTCGTCCGGATCGCCCGTCGCAGGCAGCGGAGTTGACGCCGGAACTCCAAGAGGTGCAGCGGGCGATCGAGGTGGTGCGGCAGGCACCGGACGTGCGCGAAGGGCGCGTCGCGGCGATCCGGAAGCTCCTGGAGGCCGGACGCTACCAGGTGCCACTGGAGGCGGTTGCTGATCGGGTAGCGAACGAACTCCGGCCGACGCTCGAGAGCGAGTAGGCGCTGGAGGAGACCAGACCATGGGCAAAGCGCCGCAGGGAGGCGGCAGCAGCGACGAGCTGGCTGCCATCGGTGAGCTTTTGGCTGCGCTCGCACAGGCACTGGTGGCGGGAACGCCCGAGGAGATTACCGCATTGGCGCGACTCCTCGAGCAGCGTGCGAACGAGCTGCAACCGACCACCGCGGACGCAGCGCGCCTGGCAGCGATCGCGACGCTACGCGAGCGTGCCGCTTCGCTCGTGCAGACTCTTTTCGTCACGACCGACCGCTTCCTCGCCCGGGCGATGGAAGTGCAAGCCCGAGGTCAGAGCTACCGGCCGAGGCCGGGTGCACTACCATCAGGCACATCGATCGGGAACGGCACTGCCGCGAGCTTGGCCGACTACCGCAACAGCCTGTCAGACCTGCGCGCATAGGGGTTCAGCGCGAGGCGGCTACTGCCGATCATTTTCCGAGAAGAGGTCTCGGCGGAGGGATTGCGGCGATGGTCTTTCGGGCACTGGAGACAGCGTTCCGCGGCCTCATGGCCCAGCAACGCGCCGTCGATACGACGAACCACAACATCGCCAACGCGAACACGCCGGGCTTCGCACGGCAACGCGTGGCTCTAGTGCCGAGCGCACCGTACACGGTGCCTGCCTTCAACCGCTCCGGCTTGGCCGGGCAGATCGGAACCGGTGTCCTGGTGGCGAGCATCACGCGCATCCGCGAGTCGGTCTTCGACCAACAGTACCGCGTACAGTCGCAAGCGCTCGGGGAAAGCTCGACGCTGGTCGATGCGTACGCACAGATCGAGGCCGTCTTCAACGAGCCGACCGCATCGGGGCTGGGTGCCCTGCTCGACCGCTTCTGGCGGGCCTGGCAGGCGGTGAGCAACCAGCCGGAAGACCTGGCAGCGCGGGCTGCCCTGGTCCAGGACGCTACGACGCTCGCGGCGAACCTCAACCGGATGCGGACGCAGTTGCAACAGCTCCAGAGCGACGCGGCGGTCAAGCTGACGCTCCAAGTGAGCGAAGTGAACGGCATCGCACAGCGCGTTGCAGCGCTCAACCAGCAGATCGTCGCAGCGCTGGCGACGGGGCAGACGCCGAACGACCTCCTGGACCAGCGTGACCTGCTCCTCGACAAACTCGCGAGCTTCACCGGTGCGACGATCCGAACCCTTCCGAATGGGGCCGTCAACATCTACCTCGGTGGCTACCCGCTGGTCGATCAAGAGCAGTCGTTCCCCCTGACCGTGCAGGTCGCTGGAGGCACCGCCAGCATCGCCTGGCAGGGGACGAACAGTCCCGTCGCATTGGAGCGTGGCTCGTTGCAAGCGCTTCTCGATATACACAACTCGACCCTGCCGGGCCTAGTGGGCAAGCTGGAGGCGATCCGCGACGCCCTCGCCAACGAAGTGAACGCACTGCACACGACCGGCTACGGGCTCACCGATCCAGCGGGACCACCACCAGCGCGCCCGTTCTTTGTGATCAACCCGGACGGCTCGCTCGAGGTCGAACCGACGATCGTCGCCGATCCTCAGTTAGTCGCGGCTGCCGATGCAGCCGCCGAACCCGGGAACAACGCGATCGCCCGGGCGATCGCTGAGCTTCGCTCCAAGCTCGTCCTCAACGGCAACACCGCAACGATCAACGATTTCTACAACACGCTCGTTGCGGAGGTCGGCGGCGCATCGCAGACCGCGCAGGTGACCCGTGACAACCAGCAAGCGCTCGTCGACGCGATCGACCGGCAACGCAAGGAGATCATGTCAGTCTCGCTCGACGAAGAAATGGCCAACCTCATCAAGTACCAGCAGGCATACGGGGCGGCCGCGCGGGCGATCACGGCGGTCGACGAGATGCTCGACCGGATCATCAACGGTATGGGCCTGGTGGGACGCTAGCGACGGTGCAGTAGGGTGGAAGGATAGTGTGGGATGCGCGTCACACACGGTATGCTGGTCGACACCTTGCTGAAGAACCTCTCCGGAAACCTGGCACGGATGGAACGGGTGTACCAGCAGATCACCTCGGCCCGGCGCATTTCGCGTCCCTCGGACTATCCTGTCGGAACCGCAACGGTGCTCCGTCTCGGTTCAGCGGCACAAGAGATCGAGCAGTACCTGGCGAACGTCGAACAGGCCCGAACCTGGCTCGACCTCACCGATCAGGCGCTGACGACGATCGGGCAGTCGCTGCAGCGCGTCCGCGAACTGGTCGTGCAGGCTGCGAACGACACGCTTTCGGCCGACGACCGGCAGGCTATCTGGGCCGAGCTGACCGCGCTGCAGGAGCAGATCGCGACCACTGGCAACTACGCGCACGCCGGACAGTACCTCTTCGCCGGCAGTACGACGCAGACGGAGCCGTTCGATCTCTCGACCGATCCACCGACCTATCGAGGGAACAACGACCAGCTACTGCGCCTGATCGATCGCGGCGTCACGGTGGACATCAACGTCCCGGGCAGCGTCGCGATCGTGCCAGTTCTCCAGGCGGTGAAGCAAGCGCGCGATGCGGTCGCGTCGAACGACCCGAACGCGATTCGTGCCACCCTCGCGACGATCGATGCCGCCCAGACACAGCTTCTGGCAGCGCAGGCCTCGGTGGGCGCGCGCGTCAACCGGCTGGACGCCCAGCGTGACCGTCTGCTCGACGCGCACACGAGCACGCTTCGGCTCCTGAGCGAAGCCGGTGACACCGACATGGCCGAAGCAGTCACCCGGTTCTCGAAAGAGGAACTCACCTACCGAGCGGCGCTGCAGGCGGGAGCCCGGGCGATCCAGCCGACGCTCCTCGACTTCCTGCGGTAAGCCCGAGAGGAGGAGCGATGGCTCGACCGATTCAGAACGTGGCCACAGAAGTCGCCGAGCGGACGATCATCTTCCCCAACGGCCTCATCGGTTGCCCAGAATGGCGGCACTTCGCTGTCGAGGCTCCCGACGAGCTCCCGGGCCTTCTCGTGCTCCGCTCGCTCGACGAACCGGGGATCGAATTCGTGCTCGCGCCAGTCCCCGAGCTGGTGCCGGACTTCCTCGATCAACTGGCGCAGGTGGACCGAGCAGCGCTGGCAGCGCTTGGTGTGGGAACGGCAGCGGAGGTCGAACTCTGGGCGACCTTGAGTGTCCACGAGGACGGAACCGTTACCGCGAACCTCCTGGGGCCGCTTGTGCTGGACTTCGCCCGTGGCTGCGGGATCCAGGTGGTTCTCGCCGATTCGGGTTGGGGCACTCGCCACCTGATCGTGACGGCATGAAGGGGATGGTGCGATGCTCGTGCTCACCCGGCGACCAGGCGAGGCCCTGCTGATCGGCCAGGACATCCGGCTCGTCGTGCTCGGCGTCGAAGGCGAACGCGTCAAGCTTGGCATCGAGGCACCACGGGAGGTCACGGTCGTCCGTTCCGAGCTCCTGGAGGCCGTCCGCGAGGCGAACCTGCAGGCTGCACGAGCACCCGCGCGCGTGCTGGAGCGGCTGCAGCGAGCGCTCGCTGGCTCGCCGACCGAACGACCTTGACGACCCCTACCTGCTATTCGCCGAGAGGCCGCGTCCCTCGCCCTTCTGTCCTGCCGCGCAGCATCCGCCACTGCATGACGAGCTGGAACCCTCACGGGCCGGCTCGCTACCGTTGCGGGTGGCGACCTGCCGCCACGTTGCGTTCCCAACTCGTTCCCCAGTAGAAGAAGCGTCCTGCAACCGGGCCACGCGCTCGCTCGTTGTATCCAAACAGGAGAAGGCCGCACGGCGGCGCCCCGAACGAGCCACCGCGTCTGGCTCGGCGAGGAACCGCGACCGACCAGGTGGGGTTGTCTGGCAGATAGGATTGACCAGGGAGCGAGAGTATGACGGGCTACCTGCCGTGGCGAGTACTCGCCGAGCAGTGGGAGACTCACTGGGTCGGCTACGTCGTCGAACTCCCCGGCTGCCAGTTCGCGGCGGCTACGCTCGATGAACTCCTGCAACGGGTACCGCTGGCGATTTCCAGCCATGTAGCGTGGTTGCGCGGACACGGTTTGCAGGGGATGAACCGGCCCTCCGACGTCTTTCTTCTGACCGAGCGCGCTCAGGCGCTTCCGGGTCAATGCGGACCGCTCTTCGACGCGGACCGGCGGAACATTTCGGCCGGCGAGCTCGACGTCGCGATCCGTGTCGGGGAGGCCGCTATCGAGGAACTGCTGGCACTCGCCGTACGCGCCCACGACTGGGACACGCTTCCGGAATCGCAGCGACCGCCCGGTTGGCCACCCCCGACCGTTCTCCGTCACGTCGCTGAAATGGACCGCTGGTATGCGGCACGCCTCATGCCGGATATCGGCGCGTTGGCACTGCCGGACGATCCGCGCGAGGCAGTCCGCCGCGCCCACCAGGCGTTCGTCTCCGGGATCCGAGCGTGGTGGGCGATCTGGAGAGACCGGGTCGTCGAGCGCGACGGTGAACAGTGGACGGTTGCCAAGGTGCTCCGTCGTCGCACTGGGCACCTGCGCGAGCACGCCGAGCAGCTGCTCGCCTGGGTCAGGGTTGCCGGCCAGTCCAACCGGAGTTGAGCAGGATGCCGCAGACACGGACTCGTGTCCGAGCGCATCCCGTGCAACAGTGGCAAAGCGCGACCGCTCAACAGAAGAGGCGCCACGTGGCGGGATCGCGACCGGCAGCAGCGTAGTCGAAGTCGGCGGCGAACGGCTGGACGGTACAGCGCCCCTCGAGGACACGCACGGCGACGTAGCGGGAGAGCGCCGTGATCGGCGCCGCTGGATCGCGGAGTTCCTCCAGGGTGAAGAAGCGCGCATCGTCGATCTCGTGACCATCCGGTTGCGGCTCACCGGCGAGCCAATCGAGCAAGAACATCACGTAGGTATCATTGCGATCGCCATCGCAGCGTGTCCGCAAGCCGACGATGCCGTGCACTGCCGCTGTGATCCCAGTTTCCTCGGCGACCTCGCGCACGACTGCCTGGTCGAGCGTCTCACCGGGCTCGACGAGTCCGCCGGGGAAGAGATAGAGACCACGGGAGGGCCCATAGCGCTGTCGGACGAGCAGGATCGCCCGCTCGCGTTGGACGATGCCACCGACAGCGACGACGTGTCCCACTATCCCTGACACTGCTCACTCCCTCCGAGGCCATTCTGGAAGAGTATGGACGATGGATGCCACAGTCGGCGAGTAAAGTGAGCAGGAGCGGGGGATGAGTGCGTCCGACCGACCGTCCTGTCCAGGCTCGGGTTGGCGGGCATGGGCCACAGCGACTCGAAAGGGAACCCGGGCGAGAAGGCCGGTCATGGCTGAGGAACGAGATCACGCGGGTTGTGGATCTTCCAGACGCCATCTTCGTAAACCAGATGGAACATATACGTCGAGACACGTGGGCCGAGACGCTGGACGACGATGACGGAGGCCTCGTTGCCGCGGATTTCGGGTTGGTCGATCTCGAGGATCTCGATACGCGAACCGATCTCGGCTGCCGCCTGGACGACCGCCATGAACTCGTCGAACGACTCGCCGTCATTGGTCGCCCGGGAATGCATGAGCCAGGCCTCGCCAGCGCGACCGTGATAGATCGCGTCCAAGTAGCGCGTGACGACGGCACGGACCTCGTCTGCTGGGTCGGTGAACGGGGTGGGAGTTGGAACCGGCGCAGCGCGAGAGCAGGCGAGGAAGAAGACGCTTGACAGGGTGAAAAAGAACCAGGCAGCGAGAACTCGACGCATCGAGCGACCTCCCGGTGCTCTCCTGCAGAGCCAACGATAGCCGCTCACTCTTGACAAAGTCAACCGATGAGCATAGAATGGCTCTAGCATTGGTCATGCCCCGATATCCAGAGTACGGCAGTGTCGAGCAGAGCGAGGAGGTCGTTCGATGGCTGTGACGGTGTCGCGCCGCACATTCCTGAAATTCGGTGGCGCGGCAGCGGGAACCGCAGTGGGTGCCTTAGCTGGCCTGGGCGTGGATCTGCGTCCCAAGCAGGTGCGGGCACAGCAGCTGCGGATCGCGAACGCGCAGGTGTTCCCGAGCGTGTGCCCCTACTGTGCAGTGGGCTGTGGAACCCTCGTGCACGTGGTCAACGGGCAGATCGTCAATATCGAGGGGAACCCGAAGAGCCCGATCAACAAGGGGAACCTGTGCCCGAAGGGAGCAGCGCAGTTCCAGCTGCACGTGAATCCCAACCGGCTGACCAAGGTCCTCTACCGGAAGCCTTATGGCACCCAGTGGGAAGTCGTCGACCTCGACTGGGCGATGGACCGTGTCGCGGAACTGGTGAAGAAGACGCGCGACGAGACGTTCGTCGAGACGCTACCGAACGGCAAGCGGGTGATGCACACGACGGCGATCTTCTCGCTGGGTGGCGCGACGATCGATAACGAGTGGAACCACATCCACCAGAAACTGATGCGTGGCCTGGGGATCGTCCGGATCGAGAACCAGGCACGGATATGACACAGCTCGACCGTCCCCGGTCTGGGGACTCGGCTCGGGCGCGGTGGTTCGACCACCTTCCCCGGTGACCTCGTCAACGCGGACCTGATCATCATCATGGGTTCCAACATGGCCGAGAACCACCCGGTGGCATTCCGCTGGGTGGCGGAGGCGAAGCGACGCGGTGCGAAGCTGATCCACGTCGACCCGCGCTTCACGCGCACCTCGGCGATGGCGGATCTCTACGTGCCGCTCCGCTCCGGGACGGATATCGCCTTCCTCGGCGGACTCATCCACTACATGATCGAGAACGAGAAGTATTTCAAGGACTACGTCGTCAACTACACGAACGCGGCGACGATCATCCGCGACGATTTCCAGGACACCGAGGATCTCGAGGGGGTCTTCTCGGGTCTGAAGGAAGCTCCCGAAGGGACGTTCCAGAAGTACGTCTACGACAATGCGACGTGGCAATACAAGCGCACGCAGCCGTGGGATGCGGCCAAGGCGCGTGAGGAGGCGAAGAAGGCAGCGACCTTCGCGGAGATGATCCAGAAGATGGTGCCGCCACCGGCCGAGAAGGATCCCACCCTGCAACACCCACGGACGGTGTTCCAGATCGTCCGGCGTCACTTCTCGCGCTACACGCCGGAGATGGTCGAGCAGATCTGTGGGACGCCGAAAGAGCTGTTCCTCAAGGTGGCCGAGATGCTGGCCGAGAATTCCGGCCCGGAGCGCACGACGACGTTCGTCTACGCGATGGGCTGGACGCAGCACACCTACGGCGTCCAGAACATCGGTTGCGCGGCGCTCCTGCAGCTCCTGATGGGGAACATGGGCCGACCAGGCGGTGGCATCCTGGCCTTGCGCGGGCACGCCACGATCCAAGGCTCGACCGATATTCCGACGCTCTACCATTCGATCCAAGGGTACATGGCGCACCCGGACGCACGGCGCAATCACGATACGTTGCGCGACTACATCCTCACCGAGACGCGGCCGACCGGGTACTGGGCGAACCTGCCCAAGTTCATGGTGAGCTACCTCAAGTCGATGTACGGCGCTGCCGCCAAGCCGGAGAACGACTTCGGCTACGACTGGCACCCGAAGATCAACGGCGACTACTCGTTCATGGCCAGCTTCCACGCCATGGCGCGGGGCGAGATCAAGGGTGCGTTCTTCTTCGGTCAGAATCCCGCCACCTCGATCAACGCGGGGCTCATCCGCCGCGCCCTCGCGAATCTGGACTGGCTGGTCGTCAAGGACAACTTCGAGACCGAGACGGCCGCCTTCTGGTACAAGTCGCCGGAAGTCCAGAGCGGCGAGATGAAGCCGGAGGAGATCAAGACCGAGGTCTTCCTGTTCCCCTCCGCACAGGTGGCGGAAATCGAGGGGACGTATACCAATACGCAGCGACTCATCCAGTTCCACGAGAAGGCAGCCGACCCGCCCGGCGACTGCCGTTCGGATGCGTGGTTCACGCACCAGCTCGCACTGCGCTTGAAGAAGCTCTATGCCGACTCGACCCTGCCGCGCGACGAAGGGTTCAAGAACCTGACCTGGGACTACGACTACGAGCCAGGCAAGTACCCGACGAACACGCGCATCCAGGGTGAGCCGGACGTCATGAAGATCTGGCGCGAGGTCAACGGGTTCAAGACCGACACGGGCGAACTCCTCAAGGGGTTCGGCGACCTCAAGGACGACGGTTCGACGACTTGCGCGTCGTGGATCTATTGCGGCGCCTATCCGGAGGAGGGGAAGTTCCTGCCGGCGAGCCGCAACCCGGATCCGGACGACAAGCCGGGTACCCACCTCGGTTGGGGCTACGCCTGGCCAGCCAACCGGCGCATCCTCTACAACCGGGCTTCGGCCGACCCCAATGGCAATCCCTGGTCGGAGCGGAAGAAGTACATCTGGTGGGACGCTGGACAGAAGAAGTGGGTCGGTAACGACGTACCGGACTTCCCGGCGACGAAAGCGCCGGACACGCCGGCCAAGCCGGGTGCGACTGGCCTCGATGCCCACGACGGCAAGAGCCCGTTCATCATGATGGCCGACGGCAAGGGCTGGCTCTTCGTGCCGACCGGGTTGCAGGACGGACCGCTGCCGACGCACTACGAGCCGATTGAGTCGCCGGTTCCGAACTTGCTGTATCCGAAGCAGCAGAACAACCCGATCGCCAAGTACTACGAGCACGAGCGGAACCAGCTGGCTGCAGTCAGCGACCCGCAGTTCCCGATCGTGCTGACGACCTACCGCCTGACGGAACACCACCTCTCCGGCGCGATGAGCCGCTGGCTGCCGTGGCTGGCGGAGCTCCAGCCGGAGCTGTTCGTCGAGATCAGCCCGGAGCTGGCGCAGGAGAAGGGGATCAAGAACCTCGACTTGGTGCGCATCACCTCGAAGCGCGGCACGATCGTTGCCAAGGCCCTGGTGACGCCGCGGCTGCGGCCGCTCACGGTGAACGGCAAGACGATCCACCAGATCGGTATGCCGTGGCACTGGGGCTTCATGGGGATCGTGGTCGGCGACGTGGTCAACGATCTCGGTGCCTGGGTGGCCGATCCGAACGTGCAGATCCACGAGATGAAGGCGCTCACGGTCAACGTCGAGAAGGCGAAGTAGGTGGAGAACGGAGGGGGAAGCCGGTGCGGCGGGACACCACCGCACCGGCCATGCCCTGGGGGAGATGAGCGATGGCCGAACCGATGGGCTTCTTCACCGACACGTCCGTCTGCATCGGCTGTAAAGCCTGCGAGGTGGCCTGCAAGGAGTGGAACCAGCTACCAGCTCGGAACGGCGGCAAGATCCAGCTGAGCGGGCAGTCGTACGACAACACGGTCTCGCTGAGCGGCATCCAGTGGCGGCACGTCAAGTTCGTCGAGCAGTTCAGCCCCGACCGGTCGACCGGCCGCTGGCTGATGATGAGCGACGTGTGCAAGCACTGTGTGCAGGCAGCGTGCCTCGAGGTCTGCCCAACCGGTGCCATCATCCGGACGGAGTTCGACACCGTCGTGATCCAGCAGGACGTCTGCAACGGGTGCCGGGCCTGCATCGCGGCCTGCCCGTTCGGCGTCATCGAGATCAATCCCGAGACGAACACCGCGATGAAGTGCACCCTCTGCTACGACCGGCTGCAGGCCGGCATGGTACCGGCGTGTGCGCAGGCCTGCCCGACACAGTCGATCCAGTTCGGGCCGATCTCGGAACTCAAGCAGCGTGCCCAGGAACGCTTGCAGCAGCTGCACGAACAAGGCGTCACACAAGCTCGTCTCTACGGGCACGACGAGTCGATCTTGGGCGGCTTGAACGCGTTCTATCTTTTGCTCGACAAGCCGGAAGTCTACGGCTTGCCCTCCAATCCGCAGCTCCCTTCACGGAACGTCGCTCCCTCGGCTGCCTTGTCGGCAGCAGGCGCAGTCGCGCTCGGTCTTCTCGGGCTCGTCGGTCTGCGCAAGCAGCGGATGGATCGGCTCGCAGCGGAGGCACGTGGCGAAGGGGAGGGCAGCCATGCCGGATAGCTTTTTCACGCACTCGCCGGAATGGCGGTGGTGGATCGTCTTCTACTTCTTCATCGGCGGCATCTCCGGCGGCGCATTCGCACTCGCTGCGCTCTTGCGCCTTTTCGGGCAACCGGGTGACCGTCCGGTTTCACGTCTCGGGTACTACATCGCGTTTCCCGGTAGCCTGATCAGTGGTCTCTTGCTGATCCTCGACCTGAAGCGGCCGGAGCGCTTCTGGCACATGTTGATCCAATCGGAGACCTTCCGACCGGCGTTCAAGTGGTGGTCGCCGATCTCTGTCGGATCGTGGGGACTGCTCGCCTTCGGCTTCTTCTCTTTCCTCGCGTTCGTGGGTGCGCTCGCTGAAGTCGGTATCCTGCCACGTGGGCTCTCAGCATTTGTCACCGGGACGCTCGGGGCCATCGTCAATGTCCTCGGTGGTCTCTCCGGGTTCTTCTTAGCCGGCTATACTGGGGTGCTCCTGTCGACGACCAATCGGCCACTCTGGAGCGATACGGTTTGGCTCGGGTTGCTCTTCCTCGTCTCCGGCTTCTCGACTGGTGCAGCGCTCTTGATCCTGCTGAGCTGGCGGAGCGATTCGCCGGCGGTCCGGTGGCTGAAAGAACTCGATTCCTGGACACTCATCCTGGAACTCGTCGTCCTGATCGTCCTACTGGCATCGGTCGGCACGGCGGTGCTCCGGCCGGTTCTGTTCAACGCCTGGGGCGTTCTCTTGCTCGTCGGTGTCGTCCTGGTCGGTATTCTGGTCCCGTTGCTTCTTCACTTCCGGCCGCTGCTCGGGCGGTTGACGGTGCCGAGTGCGGCCGTGCTGGTCCTGGTCGGAGGGTTCATTCTCCGTGTCGTGATGTTGCTCTCGTCGGAGGCTGTGTGAGGTGGGGCGAGCAAGACGAGTGGTCAGCTGGGCACTCCGGATCCTGGCAATCACGGTGCTCTCGGGTGCACTCATCGCCTGTGGGCCGGAGGCATCGCGCACACGCGGCGGCGGTCCGGGTGCGGATATCGGTAATCGCGGGAGCGAAATCCAGCTCCATCCCTTCGGCCCAAAGGTGATCTACTCGAATACTCCGAAGGAGGGCGAGGCCAGCCAGGTCGCTGGGATGCCGGTCGAATGAGTACGAT from Thermomicrobium sp. 4228-Ro includes the following:
- a CDS encoding 4Fe-4S dicluster domain-containing protein; the protein is MAEPMGFFTDTSVCIGCKACEVACKEWNQLPARNGGKIQLSGQSYDNTVSLSGIQWRHVKFVEQFSPDRSTGRWLMMSDVCKHCVQAACLEVCPTGAIIRTEFDTVVIQQDVCNGCRACIAACPFGVIEINPETNTAMKCTLCYDRLQAGMVPACAQACPTQSIQFGPISELKQRAQERLQQLHEQGVTQARLYGHDESILGGLNAFYLLLDKPEVYGLPSNPQLPSRNVAPSAALSAAGAVALGLLGLVGLRKQRMDRLAAEARGEGEGSHAG
- the nrfD gene encoding NrfD/PsrC family molybdoenzyme membrane anchor subunit; this encodes MPDSFFTHSPEWRWWIVFYFFIGGISGGAFALAALLRLFGQPGDRPVSRLGYYIAFPGSLISGLLLILDLKRPERFWHMLIQSETFRPAFKWWSPISVGSWGLLAFGFFSFLAFVGALAEVGILPRGLSAFVTGTLGAIVNVLGGLSGFFLAGYTGVLLSTTNRPLWSDTVWLGLLFLVSGFSTGAALLILLSWRSDSPAVRWLKELDSWTLILELVVLIVLLASVGTAVLRPVLFNAWGVLLLVGVVLVGILVPLLLHFRPLLGRLTVPSAAVLVLVGGFILRVVMLLSSEAV